One uncultured Fibrobacter sp. genomic region harbors:
- the guaA gene encoding glutamine-hydrolyzing GMP synthase, producing the protein MKNVDTIAVLDFGGQYAHLIANRVRRLGVFTEIHSPAAPVSELEGVKGIIYSGGPSSVYAADAPEYNPEILDLPVPKLGICYGHQLIAQQLGGHVEPGKVKEYGIADLIVGDEKCPILKDLPKASPMWMSHGDQVTKLPKGYKIVASTKDCEIAAVAFDSDKPERQIFGIQFHPEVTHSKFGMKLLENFIDFTGAKKTWNMKSYLPLITQRIKDQVKDRKVFLLVSGGVDSTVAFVLLNRVLGPEKVLGLHVDNGMMRLGESQKIMDFLTKEGMNNLKVRDASEHFLAKLKGVTAPETKRGIIGKEFLTVKDEEMAKLNLDPNQWMMAQGTIYPDTIESGGTKNADKIKTHHNRVQEVLDLMEKGLVLEPLADLYKDEVRALGEELGIPHNLVWRHPFPGPGLGVRLLCSEGKLSDDMVKFEDVKDTAGNSLADYLKANNIAGRMLPIKSVGVQGDGRTYAQPFLITTQGLSWKDCEKFSTELANRFKAINRVIYQIGSVADEDPKLVEQYATRENFDTLRKFDNICTEFLQANDLYEKIWQMPVVLVPLRTANKPCIVMRPVNSTEAMTANFAEIDQGMLAGLWRKFEAEGAGSLWYDVTHKPPGTIEWE; encoded by the coding sequence ATGAAGAACGTTGATACGATTGCCGTTTTGGACTTTGGCGGGCAGTACGCCCACCTGATTGCTAACCGCGTGCGCCGCTTGGGCGTGTTTACCGAAATTCACTCCCCCGCCGCCCCGGTCTCTGAGCTGGAAGGCGTGAAGGGAATCATTTACAGTGGCGGCCCCTCCAGCGTGTACGCGGCCGACGCCCCGGAATACAATCCCGAAATTTTGGACCTCCCGGTGCCGAAGCTCGGCATCTGCTACGGTCACCAGCTCATCGCCCAGCAGTTGGGCGGTCACGTTGAACCGGGCAAGGTCAAGGAATACGGCATTGCCGACCTGATTGTGGGCGACGAAAAGTGCCCGATTTTGAAGGACCTTCCGAAGGCTAGCCCCATGTGGATGAGCCACGGCGACCAGGTGACGAAGCTCCCCAAGGGCTACAAGATTGTGGCCAGCACCAAGGACTGCGAAATCGCCGCTGTTGCTTTCGATAGCGACAAGCCCGAACGCCAGATTTTTGGCATCCAGTTCCACCCCGAAGTCACGCACAGTAAGTTCGGTATGAAGTTGCTCGAAAACTTCATCGACTTCACGGGCGCGAAGAAGACTTGGAACATGAAGAGCTACCTGCCGCTCATCACGCAGAGAATCAAGGACCAGGTCAAGGACCGCAAGGTGTTCCTGCTCGTGTCCGGCGGCGTGGACTCCACCGTAGCATTCGTGCTCCTGAACCGCGTGCTCGGACCGGAAAAGGTCCTAGGCTTGCACGTGGACAACGGCATGATGCGCCTCGGCGAATCCCAGAAAATTATGGACTTCCTCACCAAGGAAGGCATGAACAACCTGAAGGTGCGCGACGCCAGCGAACACTTCCTCGCAAAGCTCAAGGGCGTGACTGCGCCCGAAACCAAGCGCGGCATCATCGGTAAGGAATTCTTGACGGTGAAGGACGAGGAAATGGCAAAGCTCAACCTTGATCCGAACCAGTGGATGATGGCTCAGGGAACCATCTACCCCGACACCATCGAAAGCGGCGGCACCAAGAATGCCGACAAGATCAAGACGCACCACAACCGCGTGCAGGAAGTTTTGGACCTCATGGAAAAGGGCCTCGTACTCGAACCGCTCGCCGACCTGTACAAGGACGAAGTTCGCGCCCTCGGCGAAGAACTGGGCATTCCGCACAACCTCGTGTGGCGTCACCCGTTCCCGGGGCCGGGCCTCGGCGTTCGTCTGCTCTGCAGCGAAGGCAAGCTCTCCGATGACATGGTCAAGTTCGAAGACGTGAAGGACACCGCTGGCAACAGCCTCGCCGACTACCTGAAGGCAAACAACATAGCAGGTCGCATGCTCCCCATCAAGAGCGTGGGCGTGCAGGGAGACGGCCGTACTTACGCACAGCCGTTCCTCATCACGACTCAGGGCCTCAGCTGGAAGGATTGCGAAAAGTTCTCTACCGAACTTGCCAACCGTTTCAAGGCTATCAACCGTGTCATCTACCAAATTGGTAGCGTCGCCGACGAAGACCCGAAGCTTGTCGAACAGTACGCTACCCGCGAAAACTTCGACACGCTCCGCAAGTTCGACAACATTTGTACTGAATTCTTGCAGGCCAACGACTTGTACGAAAAGATTTGGCAGATGCCGGTGGTTCTCGTTCCGCTCCGTACGGCAAACAAGCCCTGCATCGTGATGCGCCCGGTGAACTCCACCGAAGCCATGACCGCAAACTTCGCCGAAATCGACCAGGGAATGCTCGCCGGACTCTGGCGCAAGTTCGAAGCCGAAGGCGCAGGCAGCCTGTGGTACGACGTAACGCATAAGCCGCCCGGAACTATCGAGTGGGAATAA
- a CDS encoding S8 family serine peptidase yields the protein MKKQYLALLAASCVAVNAADVNYDLLGRKNSKMNSPMVYKDIDYSKMKKSEEQTISSSLGNHALTKRASGTKNAKAIVGKFGPGGYAFSDCGNLMTGVACGESVTVGRYDGKSVNSYLNKANKKFIKVSVDNRDLPSSYQYASEAGPSRSYLSGYYMQETPYVVPSPYPVEASPYESNKTIKYYPYFGLYDYAYSGWLNNSNVGVYLSEEGLPTRLNPAMSYAPFFIADDKPMDVFNSMIGFEMRASKMYRALELTSLKSRFFVSKTRPSNPSTTTPQIYMGLHADGGTPTKKYSSAAKTLDNYIYDNRTVEIVGAGNKSTKGVGGKALAANAITVGAIDPFTNKATGYSAGCKERPCYETFYKPEFMNYSHYYFDFPNLPEYSRTYTKGGNYYEYKPLYDGTEAAAALTAGMVSNMLSTNEFYRWHPEVVKAVALNTWQRKGNADTRLIRYDDLVFNQSDENNRHFSYYFIGDVNTLMKEYKDSPNKTDIFCLSSCKEIRIDFSRNDLIPNADARGFDGFNVSIAWLNSGNDIYNLGGIPQKFEIEVFSRWGNPNMSTSLSHNAERIVSSRGGYSENREENPFKTIRVGGFYQDYNKDFTLRIVLTDEDSRAENYGQMVLGLDIQPILK from the coding sequence ATGAAAAAACAATACTTAGCTTTGCTTGCTGCAAGTTGCGTAGCGGTAAATGCTGCTGATGTCAATTACGATTTGCTCGGTCGTAAGAATAGCAAAATGAACTCTCCGATGGTCTATAAAGACATAGACTATTCCAAGATGAAAAAAAGTGAAGAACAGACGATTAGTTCTTCTTTAGGGAACCATGCCTTGACAAAACGAGCTTCGGGCACTAAAAACGCTAAAGCAATTGTTGGAAAATTTGGTCCAGGAGGTTATGCGTTTAGCGATTGTGGTAATTTAATGACGGGTGTGGCTTGTGGTGAATCTGTAACTGTTGGACGCTATGATGGAAAAAGTGTAAATTCATATCTAAATAAAGCAAATAAAAAATTTATCAAAGTTTCTGTTGATAATAGAGATTTGCCTTCGTCCTATCAATATGCTTCAGAAGCTGGTCCTTCAAGAAGTTATTTAAGTGGGTATTACATGCAAGAAACGCCTTATGTAGTGCCAAGCCCCTACCCAGTAGAAGCTTCTCCTTATGAAAGTAACAAGACTATTAAGTATTATCCGTATTTTGGCTTGTACGATTATGCATACAGTGGTTGGTTAAACAATAGTAATGTCGGCGTTTATCTATCAGAAGAGGGGCTTCCGACGAGGTTGAATCCTGCAATGTCCTATGCTCCGTTCTTTATTGCAGATGATAAACCGATGGATGTTTTCAATTCGATGATCGGGTTTGAAATGCGAGCATCGAAGATGTATAGAGCTCTTGAACTTACTTCTTTGAAATCTAGATTTTTTGTTTCCAAAACCCGTCCTTCAAATCCTTCTACGACAACGCCCCAGATATATATGGGGCTTCATGCGGATGGGGGCACTCCTACGAAAAAATATTCTTCTGCTGCAAAGACTTTGGACAACTACATATATGACAATCGTACTGTCGAAATTGTTGGTGCAGGCAATAAATCTACCAAGGGTGTGGGCGGAAAAGCCCTTGCTGCAAATGCCATTACCGTGGGTGCGATTGATCCGTTTACCAATAAAGCGACTGGGTATTCAGCTGGTTGCAAGGAACGTCCTTGTTATGAAACGTTTTATAAACCAGAATTCATGAATTATTCGCATTACTATTTTGATTTCCCGAATTTGCCTGAATATAGCAGAACGTATACAAAGGGCGGTAATTATTATGAATACAAGCCGCTCTATGATGGTACAGAAGCGGCTGCAGCGCTTACGGCGGGTATGGTTTCTAATATGTTGTCGACTAATGAATTTTATAGGTGGCACCCGGAAGTCGTGAAGGCTGTGGCGTTAAATACATGGCAACGGAAAGGGAATGCGGATACAAGATTAATTAGGTACGATGATCTTGTGTTTAATCAAAGTGATGAAAATAATAGGCATTTTTCCTACTATTTTATTGGGGATGTCAATACTTTGATGAAAGAATATAAGGATAGTCCTAATAAAACTGATATTTTTTGCTTGTCATCCTGCAAAGAGATTAGAATTGATTTCTCTAGAAACGATCTTATTCCAAATGCTGATGCTAGAGGTTTTGATGGATTTAATGTTTCTATCGCGTGGTTAAATAGCGGAAACGATATTTATAACCTTGGTGGTATCCCGCAAAAATTCGAAATTGAAGTGTTTTCGAGATGGGGAAATCCAAATATGTCTACTAGTTTAAGTCATAATGCAGAACGCATTGTATCTTCTCGTGGTGGATATAGTGAAAATCGGGAAGAAAATCCATTCAAGACTATTCGCGTTGGTGGCTTTTATCAAGACTACAATAAAGATTTTACGCTTCGCATAGTCCTTACAGACGAAGATTCTCGTGCCGAAAACTATGGTCAGATGGTCTTAGGTCTAGATATCCAGCCGATTCTTAAATAG
- a CDS encoding M17 family metallopeptidase, translated as MNLNIVSSENLKNTDNKAYALFFVKQSIQFSKELSDAALSQVESVLNGMNDGPFEDLEYLEIDGCNTFFVDAAKERGLSALDHLRMAAYRLAKRAMKKQIATVSLFLADAADEQFKAILHGLHYADYKFDAYKSKQKQNFQVTYEIVAGEHVKDFKKIAEDVAVEQKAVTLAKNLINTCAADLYPAEFVERAKTVAKYTEGLSIKVRNMKQLEKEGFMGHVTVGKGSSHEPHMITLEYKPAKRTSKDHLVIVGKGLTFDTGGLCLKPPKSMPEMISDMSGAATALAAIQAIATLKLPIRVSAVCCLAENAIGNQSVLPGDIFTAKNGKTVMVDNTDAEGRLVLSDGLAEAGEIGATHIVDLATLTGAMVRALGYAVTGFFSNDDDLGLKVINCGEACCEKFWSMPLEEEYADALKDKFADLKNTGSDAGAISAALFLQEFVPENTAWTHWDIAGTAFVTKAWKYTEYGATGFGVQTLIQLAREMACNE; from the coding sequence ATGAATCTGAATATCGTTTCCTCTGAAAATCTCAAAAACACCGACAATAAGGCATACGCCCTCTTTTTTGTCAAGCAGTCTATCCAGTTTTCCAAGGAGCTCTCCGATGCAGCCCTTTCCCAAGTAGAATCGGTACTCAACGGCATGAACGACGGCCCTTTTGAAGACCTCGAATACCTCGAAATTGACGGTTGCAACACCTTCTTTGTGGACGCAGCCAAGGAACGCGGACTTTCTGCCCTCGACCACCTGCGTATGGCAGCCTACCGCTTGGCCAAGCGCGCCATGAAAAAACAGATTGCCACCGTGAGCCTGTTCCTGGCCGATGCTGCCGACGAACAGTTCAAGGCCATTTTGCACGGTCTGCATTACGCTGACTACAAGTTTGACGCCTACAAAAGCAAGCAAAAGCAGAACTTCCAGGTGACCTATGAAATCGTCGCCGGTGAACATGTCAAGGATTTCAAGAAAATTGCCGAAGATGTTGCCGTGGAACAGAAGGCCGTGACGCTCGCCAAGAACTTGATTAACACTTGTGCCGCCGACCTCTACCCCGCCGAATTCGTGGAACGCGCCAAGACAGTTGCCAAGTACACCGAAGGCTTGAGCATCAAGGTCCGCAACATGAAGCAGCTCGAAAAGGAAGGCTTCATGGGCCATGTGACCGTCGGCAAGGGCAGCTCTCACGAGCCGCACATGATTACGCTTGAATACAAGCCCGCAAAGCGCACTTCCAAGGACCACTTGGTGATTGTCGGCAAGGGTCTCACGTTTGATACCGGCGGCCTCTGCCTGAAACCGCCTAAATCCATGCCCGAAATGATTAGCGACATGAGTGGTGCTGCGACCGCGCTCGCCGCCATCCAGGCTATCGCCACCCTCAAGCTCCCGATTCGCGTGAGCGCCGTCTGCTGCCTCGCCGAAAATGCAATCGGCAATCAGTCGGTTCTCCCAGGTGATATCTTTACCGCCAAGAACGGCAAGACCGTCATGGTCGACAACACCGACGCCGAAGGCCGTCTGGTTCTCAGCGACGGACTTGCCGAAGCCGGCGAAATCGGTGCCACCCACATCGTGGACCTTGCCACCCTTACGGGCGCCATGGTCCGTGCCCTCGGTTACGCCGTCACGGGATTCTTCAGCAATGACGATGACCTTGGCCTGAAGGTGATTAACTGCGGCGAAGCCTGCTGCGAAAAGTTCTGGAGCATGCCGCTCGAAGAAGAATACGCCGACGCCCTCAAGGACAAGTTCGCCGACCTCAAGAATACGGGAAGCGACGCTGGCGCCATCTCTGCAGCACTCTTCCTCCAGGAATTCGTGCCCGAAAACACCGCCTGGACACACTGGGACATCGCCGGTACGGCATTCGTGACCAAGGCTTGGAAGTACACGGAATACGGCGCTACCGGATTTGGCGTGCAGACGCTTATCCAGCTTGCCCGCGAAATGGCCTGCAACGAATAA
- a CDS encoding outer membrane beta-barrel protein has protein sequence MNRKITGILSVLALSAFTFAQEPAAATAAPAASAPAAAPAEEAAPVAVRGADAAAPAAAPAEQAAPAAVAATPVAPAEEPVAEPAVVVAPKAVRGADDADKTAASAKAVEQFRDARNTVYYETVYTREDGVPVRTVYVAEREGKDTVTLDELRGLYPMKFKIGARGSVGAYQLAGNDWDSDQYNGISWRAGLMSIIPLNTYTMGIKLGVLYEQSKASESYYINEVPTNFRFSQKKIDVPVLFTFKSATSRIFFDLGVEMSVPLTDDLRVSYTDSNDKKHSNKIDLMDEYRSSLDCAFVFGFSVLANEYLSLDIVANLGVSDLYDGHLKYMNMNLDASSLNLGITVYPF, from the coding sequence ATGAATCGTAAAATCACTGGTATTCTTAGCGTTCTTGCCCTTTCGGCATTTACCTTTGCTCAGGAACCCGCTGCAGCTACTGCAGCTCCCGCCGCTTCCGCTCCTGCCGCTGCTCCGGCCGAAGAAGCCGCTCCTGTTGCTGTCCGTGGTGCCGATGCCGCAGCTCCGGCTGCAGCCCCTGCTGAACAAGCTGCTCCCGCAGCTGTTGCTGCAACACCTGTCGCACCTGCAGAAGAACCTGTCGCAGAACCTGCTGTCGTTGTAGCCCCGAAGGCTGTTCGTGGTGCTGACGATGCCGATAAGACCGCCGCATCTGCTAAAGCAGTTGAACAGTTCCGCGATGCAAGAAACACCGTTTATTACGAAACCGTTTATACCCGTGAAGATGGCGTTCCCGTTCGTACCGTTTATGTCGCTGAACGCGAAGGCAAGGACACCGTTACTCTCGACGAACTCAGGGGCCTTTACCCGATGAAGTTCAAAATCGGTGCCCGCGGTTCTGTGGGTGCCTACCAGCTGGCCGGTAACGATTGGGACAGCGACCAGTACAATGGCATTAGCTGGAGAGCTGGTCTCATGTCGATCATCCCGTTGAATACCTACACGATGGGTATCAAGCTCGGTGTTCTTTATGAACAGAGCAAGGCTAGCGAATCTTACTACATTAACGAAGTGCCGACGAACTTCAGATTCTCCCAGAAGAAGATTGATGTGCCGGTTCTCTTTACCTTCAAGTCTGCTACTTCTAGAATTTTCTTTGACCTTGGTGTAGAAATGTCTGTTCCGCTTACGGACGATCTTCGCGTTTCTTATACCGACTCGAATGATAAAAAGCATTCTAACAAGATTGACTTGATGGACGAATACCGTTCTAGTTTGGACTGCGCTTTCGTCTTTGGTTTCTCCGTGTTGGCGAACGAATACCTCTCGCTCGACATTGTGGCTAACCTTGGCGTGTCCGACTTGTACGACGGTCATCTCAAGTACATGAACATGAACCTGGATGCCTCTTCGCTGAATCTGGGAATTACTGTCTATCCGTTCTAA
- a CDS encoding calcium/sodium antiporter, translated as MILAIVAVVIGLAVLVWSADKFVDGAVGIAEYCGMSTLLIGMVIVGFGTSAPELTVSALSAGQGNPELALGNAYGSNIANIALILGATALICPILMQRSVIRGDLPILIAVSILSIVLVWDGSVVRWNGILLLVVFALVMGYSIWRELRKARAEAPEAAEGEPAEKASLGKSIMWLVLGLVLLVASSRALVWGAVVIARTLGVSDLLIGLTIVAIGTSLPELASSIAAARKGENDLALGNIIGSNLFNTLAVVGLAATISPMDEIEKAVTYRDMPLMTALTVALIVLGFRRKGDGRLNRIAGAILLAVYIGYLALLIVQAKG; from the coding sequence ATGATTCTTGCAATTGTTGCTGTAGTTATTGGCCTTGCCGTTCTTGTTTGGAGTGCAGACAAATTTGTTGACGGAGCTGTCGGTATTGCCGAATATTGTGGTATGTCGACGCTCCTCATTGGAATGGTAATCGTAGGCTTTGGAACATCTGCTCCTGAACTTACGGTCTCTGCACTTTCAGCGGGGCAAGGTAACCCTGAACTAGCGCTTGGTAATGCTTACGGCAGCAACATTGCAAATATCGCTTTGATTCTTGGCGCGACAGCGCTCATTTGTCCGATTTTGATGCAGCGTTCGGTGATTCGTGGTGATTTGCCGATTCTGATCGCTGTGTCGATTCTTTCTATTGTGCTGGTGTGGGACGGTAGCGTGGTGCGCTGGAATGGCATCCTTTTGTTGGTTGTCTTTGCACTGGTGATGGGTTACAGCATTTGGCGTGAACTGCGCAAGGCGCGTGCCGAGGCTCCGGAAGCGGCTGAAGGTGAGCCTGCAGAGAAGGCTTCTTTGGGCAAGTCCATTATGTGGCTTGTTCTTGGGCTTGTCTTGTTGGTGGCGAGTTCCCGTGCGCTTGTCTGGGGTGCGGTCGTGATTGCCCGTACGCTTGGCGTGAGCGACTTGCTGATTGGCCTTACGATTGTGGCTATTGGTACGTCGTTGCCGGAACTGGCAAGCTCCATTGCTGCGGCCCGCAAAGGCGAAAACGATCTTGCCTTGGGCAATATCATCGGCTCGAACTTGTTCAATACGCTTGCGGTCGTTGGCCTTGCTGCAACCATTTCTCCGATGGATGAAATTGAAAAGGCTGTCACTTATCGCGACATGCCTTTGATGACTGCTTTAACAGTTGCCTTGATTGTACTTGGCTTTAGGCGTAAAGGCGATGGCCGTTTGAACCGTATCGCCGGAGCCATTCTTTTAGCCGTTTATATTGGCTACCTCGCTTTGCTTATTGTGCAAGCGAAAGGTTAG
- a CDS encoding nucleoside recognition domain-containing protein → MVLNIIWLVFFFGAFVACIVQWIAFGDSGIFNKAILGAFDMSKTAFEIAIGLTGILSLWLGIMKIGEKAGAVQILAKIVSPLFSRLFPEIPKNHPVIGTMLMNISANMLGLDNAATPMGLQAMKQLQEINPNEDKSVASNSQIMFLVLNASGLTLIPVSIMTYRAQMGAANPSDVFLPLLLSTFFSTLAGIFALSFFQKVKLKDPVTVAWLAGLSACVISIMVYFSHLSAEAIGTTSLLISGIALFGIIVAFLGLAVYKKVQAYEAFVEGAKDGFHTAVMIIPNLVAILVGVAVFRASGAMDLLLNGVSWILGLCGVGNDVVPALPTAIMKPLSGSGARGMMIDAMKTLGPDSFAGRLSCMFQGAADTTFYIIAVYFGSVGVKKTRHAVTCALIADAAGVIAAIAIAYLFFPPN, encoded by the coding sequence ATGGTTCTGAATATTATTTGGCTCGTTTTCTTCTTTGGCGCTTTTGTCGCCTGCATAGTCCAGTGGATTGCCTTTGGCGACTCTGGAATTTTCAACAAAGCCATTCTCGGCGCCTTTGATATGTCCAAGACCGCATTCGAAATCGCCATCGGGCTTACCGGTATTCTTTCGCTTTGGCTCGGTATCATGAAGATTGGCGAAAAGGCGGGTGCTGTCCAGATTCTCGCTAAAATCGTCTCGCCGCTGTTCAGCCGACTTTTCCCCGAGATTCCGAAGAACCACCCGGTGATTGGCACCATGCTCATGAACATCAGCGCGAACATGCTCGGGCTCGACAATGCCGCCACCCCCATGGGCTTGCAGGCCATGAAGCAGTTGCAAGAAATCAACCCGAACGAAGATAAGTCTGTGGCAAGCAATTCCCAGATTATGTTCCTCGTGCTGAACGCCAGCGGCCTTACGCTGATTCCAGTAAGCATTATGACTTACCGCGCCCAAATGGGAGCCGCCAACCCGAGCGATGTGTTCTTGCCGCTTTTGCTTTCTACCTTCTTTAGCACCTTGGCCGGTATTTTCGCACTCAGTTTTTTTCAGAAAGTCAAGCTCAAAGACCCAGTCACAGTGGCCTGGCTCGCCGGACTTTCGGCCTGCGTTATTTCGATTATGGTGTACTTCAGCCACCTGAGCGCCGAAGCTATTGGCACCACCAGCCTTTTGATTAGCGGAATTGCCTTATTTGGAATTATTGTCGCCTTCCTTGGACTTGCCGTATACAAGAAGGTGCAAGCCTACGAAGCCTTTGTCGAAGGCGCTAAGGACGGATTCCACACCGCCGTCATGATTATCCCGAACTTGGTCGCCATTCTTGTGGGCGTGGCCGTATTCCGCGCCAGCGGCGCAATGGACTTGCTGCTGAATGGAGTCTCTTGGATTCTTGGACTTTGCGGCGTCGGTAACGACGTTGTGCCCGCCCTCCCCACCGCCATCATGAAACCCTTGAGCGGTAGCGGTGCCCGCGGCATGATGATTGATGCCATGAAGACTCTCGGTCCGGATAGTTTCGCTGGCCGCCTGAGCTGCATGTTCCAGGGGGCAGCCGATACGACGTTCTACATCATCGCCGTCTACTTCGGATCTGTAGGCGTTAAAAAGACCCGCCACGCAGTCACTTGCGCTTTAATCGCAGACGCCGCCGGCGTGATTGCCGCAATCGCAATCGCCTACCTGTTCTTCCCGCCTAATTAA